The Syntrophobotulus glycolicus DSM 8271 DNA window GGAATTGGCGTAAATTTTAAAACAAAACCAGAACAATTTCCGGATGAGATAAAAGAGACCGCAGCTTCCCTTTTTTCTGGAAAGGCACCGAGTGTAACGCGGAATCACCTGATCGCGGAAATGACAAATCAGCTTTTAGAGATTTGCGGCGATTTAAATGATCGTCAATTTTTGGAGGAATACAAAGCGCGTTCAATGGTTTTAGGAGAGAAGATTCAATTTTTTAGGAATAACAGCTGGCACATTGCGAAAGTTTTAGATATTGATCCTAATGGCGGGCTGATCATCGAAGATGAGCAAGGCAAAATTCAAACACTGAATTCTGGAGAAATCAGCATACAATGGATTAAAACAGAGGAGAAGGAAAGGTAAACGGGCTTGCTGAAAAACGAGAAGATTCAGGATGACGGTGTGGCTGGGAGGAATGATTCCAGGATTTAGGGGGTAAAGCGTATATGAACATTTTCAAAGTCTCTTACAAGGTCGTTCGGGAAAACAATGACGAAATCTATAAAGGGTTTGGGTTCAAGCATCACTCCGATGCCACGCAATACTATGTCCACCCGAACAACCAGTCCTTCAAAGGGACAACCACGCTTTGCCAATCTATCGGCGAGGCTCTGGTGCTGTTTTCGCTTTTATGTAACGCCGTGGAAAAAGGCGGCGGGGAGTCAATCGGCGACTACTTCGTGAGCGACGACGGTAGTCAAGTATTTCTCTCTGTCAATGTTCCTGACGACTGGCGGCAAAATGGTGTGGTTGAGCCGAATGTCCATCGCTACGAGGCCCTTATTGACGATGACGAACTGACCGTTGCCGCTTACGACGCTATGGGGCGGTGGATTGACGGCAATATGGAGCATTTACACCGGCTCTATAAACTGCTGCCGTGCTTCTGCGTTTTACTTGCCCGTGAATGCCGTCAGAACAGCGACTACGGCACAATGCTTTTGAACTTCGCGGAAAATCCAGCCGCAGATACATTCGTGAACTTACACGAGGATTTCTATCAGGCACACAAGTTTGATGAATATGATGTCAACTACTCGAACCTAAGCGGTTATGACCGCGGGGGACTTTTGTCATTTTGCGAGAGTTTCGCTGTCATCGCCGAAAACAAGTCTCAAGCGAAAAAGGAGAGCGAGCGGGAAATCACAATCACAGCATTTGTAGAGGACGCTTTCCTGCCCGAATATCGCTCATTGATTCCGAATATGCCGCCGGAACTGGTTATTCCGAAAGCCGTGCGCGGCATTTGCAGTGCGGTTACCGGCGGGGATATCCGAGCCGTCCTCTTCCACGGACCCGCAGGCACGGGCAAAACCATCTCCTGCAAACTGGTGTGTCAGGAAATCGCTCTTCCGATTATGGATGTCATTAACTGCACGGAGAACTTAGACGAATTCGTGCTGGGCAAGTTTATTCCTGAAGAGGACAGGATTATCTTCAAAGAAAGCTATGTCACCAAGGCTATCCGTTCCGGCGGAGCGGTCGTGTTTGAGGAGATTAACTTCGCCAAGCCGCAGTACCTGGCTTTTCTTAACTCGCTCCTTGACGACAACGGCTTCGTCCGGCTCGACAACGGTGAAGTGGTAAGACGGCATCCGAGCTTCCGCTTCTTTGCCACAATGAACCTTGGCTACTTCGGCACGAAAGAACTGAATCAGGCTCTCTATAACCGCTTCAATGTTATTCTGGAACTTGCAGCGCTTTCCGACGAAGCCATCGCCAAGATGCTGACGACCCGTGTCCCAGAGTGTGCTGACAAGGTCGATAAGCTGCTTGGCGTGTACCATAAGCTGAAAAAGAAAATCGACAGCGAGGAACTCGACATCGTAATCTCGCCACGTAACCTTGAGAACTGGGTGCGGCTGGCAAAGTATGAGGGCTACCTTGCGGCCGCCGAAAGGACGATAATCCCAATCGCCAAGTGCGACAGGGCTATGGAGGAAACCATCCGCGGCATCTTGATGCTTTACAAATGGTTGTGAGGGATTGCTGATGGAGGAAGCGAGGTGAGTTGCCTGTGAATAAGGAAATGAAAAAGACGCTACGGCTCTTTCAATGCGATTTCAACCGCAGCATTGAGGAGAATTTCGCACAGGTTCTCACCGAAAACGAGAAGGTGCGCCTGTTTTTTATAAACGAAAACGAAGCTTTTACAGACGGTCGCAACATCGTGGTTGACCCTGCTGTCGGCGATGTATTTTCTGACATCAAGGCGCTCCGCCGTACGGAAGATTATTTGCATTTACGGCATACCATTTCCAATGACCCGTGGTACGCTTTGCGGATGATAACGCGAGGGCAGAATATTCACGAAAGCCTGCATATCCTCTATTCGACTTTCCCCCCGGCAGTAAGAACTGATACCCGTTCGACAACAAAGGCTCGCGCAAAGACGCTGGCTCTAATCTCGAACATTATTGAGGATGCCTTCATCGAAGCGGCGGGGTGCAGTATTTACGACAATTTGGAGTTGTACCTGAGTTTCCATCGAATTGCCCTCTTGTTTTGCAATGCGCCCGTTAACGGAACAGCTGAACGCGCTTTCAAAGAGGAAAACTCCGAAAAGCCCGAACCCCTGCCGATAACCGTTTACCTCAGCTATATGGGAACATTTCTGCTCTATCCGATGATAAAGCAGGAAGACCCGCCGGAAGCGATCGCCGAGTATGTGGAGCAGACAAAGCAGTTGTTTCTTGGCGGCAGCGTGTGCGGCGGGCCGAAAGAGCGATTCAGCTATTCCCAGCGCGTGTTTGACATCATCGAACCGCTGATCCCCGAATCCGAGGCGGACATCGATGACAGGCAACTTCAGAAAATGCTATCCGGCACGAAGACCCATAGTGGCGATGAAAACGCCATAACGAACATAGTGAGCAAAGGCAGAAACGCGTCTGTTTCACGCCGCCTTTTTACCGACCTTGACGGCAAGCCTCTACCCAACAAAGACTTCAACGAGCAAGTATTGGTCATCACCAATGATTTTGAGGACGACAAAAATGCCGCATTGAAAATCGTTCTCTTCCAGCCTGTGGTCGTGACTTGGAAAGGCTCGCAGTTCGATTGCCACAGCATTCATAAAGGTATCGAAATCGTTGAGACAAAACCGAAGCCAAGTTTGAATCTCCGCAAGGCGTACCAGAACATCTACAACAAGTACCATATAAACATAAACTCATATAACAGCCGTTTTACGCAGCTTCTGAAGACTCGCGTTCTGATGCGTGAGGAAAAGAAGCTGTTCGGAGCGGGTATTTCCTCTCGTAACCTTACGGATACAAAGAAGCGGTACTGGTATCGAAACAGCGAGGACTTCGGAGTACCCGACATAGCTGTTCTGCTGCTGATTGACGGTTCCGGCTCTATGGAAGGTTCACGCCGGGAAAGTGCGATGGTATCGAGTGTTATCCTGCACGAAGTGCTGAAAAAGCAAGGGATAAACCACGCCATTGTTGAACACAGGGCTATTTATAATGAGCCGAAGGTTGAGCATAACATTCTGATTGACTTCGACGGCAACGACGAGGAAAAATACAACATTCTTGCGCTCAATGCCGATGAGGGAACGCGGGAAGGGCTGTCACTGTTTTGGGCGGAGCGTTACATCACCAGCAAAACAACAGCGGAGCAACGACTGATTATCGTTTTGTCGGACGGCGTTCCGGCGCACAGCGTGAATGACGACAGTTGCTATGTGCCTCCGGTTTCTATTAAGGACACGGCAAACACTGCCGTTAAGATTATAAAACGCGGCACGGACATTATCGCCGTTGCCCTTGACGATGGCGAAGATTGCGATTGCTACGGACAGTTGTCAGGAATCTACCCGTCGGTGGTGGCTTGTACGGAATTGAAACGGCTGACCGGGCAGTTGCTCGGAATCATATCTAAACACTTGCAATGAGGAGGACATGGTTTGCGGAAAAGAGGTAAATATGGATAAGAAGTATACGCATATCCATCTTTATGTAAAAGAGTACGATAAATGCGAGCAATTCTTAGTCCTCGATTTTGTTGAGCGGATGGTGCGTGTTTCAAGTTTCGCGGAGGGAAAGGAATATCAGACAATCTGTCGAAACCTATAGTTAAATTGGCTTTAATGAACATCACATAAACATACATGAACCAAAGATGGCTGGAATTTGAACGGTTTGAAGGGAGCAGGATGGAGCAGAAAAAAAACGAGTTCTCGGAGCATATGTCCTTTGAATTCCTGGAATTATTGCGCAGGAAAAATCCGGCCTGGCGGTTATTGGCTTCACCTCAGGCACCCTTTGCCGCGGCCTTTCTCTATCAGGAATTCATCGCGGAAAACAGGCGGCTGGTCGCCGAACAGGAATTGATCAGCCGCCTGGAAAGTTTTATCGACCGGTTAAGTCAGGGACGGAGTGAGCGCCTTTTTCCGAGAACAGGGCGGGAATACCTGGATGATTGGGCGAATGACGAGCACGGCTGGCTGCGGAAGTTTTATCCGCCGGGCCAGGACGAGCCCCATTTTGATGTGACCTCTCTGGCCCAGAAGGCCATTGAATGGCTGTTGAGCCTGAGGCAGCAAACCTTTATCGGCACGGAATCACGCCTGATCACCGTATTTGAGCTCCTGCACCAGATTGTGGAGCGTTCCGAAACCGATCCCGGCCTGCGTCTGGCAGAGCTGGAACGACGCAAAGCGGAAATCGAGCAGGAAATCACCCGGGTGCAAAACGGACAGGTCGCCCTGCTGGATGAAACGCAAATCAAGGAGCGTTTCTGGCAGGCGATGACGATCGCCCGGGAGATTCTGGCCGATTTCCGAGCCGTGGAACAGAATTTTCGGGATCTGGACAGGGGCATGCGGGAAACAATTGCCACCTGGGACCGGGGAAAAGGAGAGTTATTGGAAGCCGTCTTTAATGAACAGGACGGGATTAGTCAGTCGGAACAAGGGAAAAGTTTCGCCGCTTTCTGGAAATTTCTGATGTCTTCCTCCTCCCAGGAGGATTTTCAGGAGACCTTGGACAAGGTCTTGCGGCTGAGCGCGGTGCACGATCTGGGTACGGGCCGGAATATCCGGCACATTCACCATGACTGGGTGAACGCCGGCGCCCATGTGCAAGAGACAGTGGCCGCGCTGTCCCAGCAGTTAAGACGGTATGTGGACGAGAATTTTTTGGAGGAGGAGCGCCGGATCAACCAGATTGTACGGGAGATTGAGGGGAAAGCCGTGGCCGTCCGCAATAACCCGCCCCGGCAATGGGAAATGGCAATTGACGGGGTCGCCCCGGAAATCTCCTTTCCTTTGGACAGGCCCCTGTTCACCCCTCCCCGGCGGCCGGAAATCCAAGACGACGCGATCGATGCCGGTGTGGAGGATGTGCCGGCGGAAGCGCTTTTTTCCCAGATTTATGTGGATAAGGAAAAACTAAAGGACCGGATCGGCTGTCTGCTGCAGACCCAGGACAGGATCACGCTGTCTCGGATCATCGAGCATTATCCGTTAGAATTGGGATTAAGCGAGCTCGTCATCTATCTGGTCATTGCCGGGGAGAGCCCGCAGGCTGTTTTCCAGCCGGAGGAGGTGGAGGAAGTTTCCTGGACCGATGAGACGGGAAAGAGAAGGGTGGCCAAGCTGGCCAGGATCATTTTTCAGCGGGCTTAAAAGCCGGTTTAGGGAGGGCAAGGCATGAATATTTCCGATGATTTGGCCTGTTCAAGGGCTCTGGTCGCTCTGTTGAAAAACGTTGTCTTTAAGGAGACGGACCCGGAACACTGGGAAGTGATCCTGGCCCGGAGATATCAGATTGAGGATTATGTGAGCAAAATCGGTCTCACCCTGATGGTCGACGAGATGGACGGTTACGGGTATCTGAAACAGCGTTCTTACGGGGAGGGCGAGGAGGAGATCCCCCGCCTGGTGCCCCGCCATGCGTTGAGTTATCCGGTCAGCCTGCTGCTGGTTCTGCTCCGGAAGCAATTGCTGGAGTTTGATTCAAGCACAGGGGACCAGCGGCTCATCGTCACCCGGCGGCAGATTGCCGAGCGGATGCGTTTGTTCCTGAAGGATACAACCAATGAAGCCAAAATGGTGGCGGACATTGACAGGCATATTGACCGGATCGAAAAAATGGGTTTCTTACGCCGCTTGCGGGGCAGTGAAGAGAGCTTCGAAGTGCAGCGTATCCTGCGCGGCTTTGTCAACGGGCAGTGGCTGCAGCATCTGAACGAGCGCCTGGACCTGTACCGGGTTTATGCCGGCGGCGCGGAGACAGGGGAAGGGGAGGAACAGGAATGAGTTTGTTTAACCTGGAGCGGGAAGAGCCGGGGATGCTTTTTGGAGCGACGCCCGGTTTCCGGCTGGCCAAGCTGGAAGTGTTCAATTGGGGGACGTTTGACGGGAAAGTCTGGACGTTTTCCCCCGGGGGGGAAACAGCGCTCTTGACCGGTGATGTGGGCTCGGGCAAGTCTACCCTGGTCGATGCGCTGACAACCCTTCTGGTCTCGCCGCGGAAGGTCGCCTATAATAAAGCGGCCGATGCCAGCGCCAAGGAACGTTCAGTTACGTCCTACGTCCGGGGTTACTTTGGGCAGAAAAGAAGCGCCGAAGGGACCAGACAGCCAGATTCCCTGCGGGATATCCATCATTATTCCGTCCTGCTGGCCACCTTTCAGGACCCCGGGCTGTCCCAGTCTGTCACCCTGGCGCAGTTTTTCTGGTATCAGGACGCCCAGAAACCGCCGGCCCGTTTTTATGCTGTGGCCGATCAGGAAATGTCGATTTCCCGGGACTTTTCCAAGTTTGAGAAGGACGTCCGGGTGCTGAAAAAACGCCTGAAAAACAGCGGTGTCCGGATATTTGAGGATTATACCCGCTATGCGGAAGTCTTCCGCGGTAAATTCGGGATCGAGCAGGAACGGGCTTTGGATTTGTTCCAGCAGACCATTTCCATGAAAAAGGTAGAAGCGCTTACGGAATTTGTACGGGTCAATATGCTGCAGATTCCCCATACGGAGCAGGAAGTCGAGAAGCTGAAAAATCATTTTCAGGATCTGAACAGTGCCCATGAGGCCGTCCTGAAAGCCAAGCGGCAGATTGAACTCCTGAGTCCAGTGGTGGAACAGGGGGAACGCTGCGGGCAGCTGGCCGGCCGGCAAAGCCTGCTGGAAAAGGCGCTTCGCGCCCTCAGTCCCTGGTTCGCGGAGAAAGCGGAGGCTTTGCTGAGCGCCGAAATCACCGGGCTGGAGCAGGAGCTGCGTCTGGCCGTAGGGGAGCGGGAACAGGCGGAAGCAAAGCAAAAGGAAATCGAAAAGAATATTGAGGAGATCCGGCGGGCGATTTACGCCAATGGCGGCGAGGCGCTGGAAGCCCTGAAAACGGAAATCAACAGCCTGCGGGAGATTCTCCAGCACACCCGCAAGGATCGGGCCGTTTATATGGTCCACGCCGAAAAGCTGAACTTACCGGCGGCGGACACCCCCGGCATATTCCT harbors:
- a CDS encoding AAA family ATPase, whose product is MNIFKVSYKVVRENNDEIYKGFGFKHHSDATQYYVHPNNQSFKGTTTLCQSIGEALVLFSLLCNAVEKGGGESIGDYFVSDDGSQVFLSVNVPDDWRQNGVVEPNVHRYEALIDDDELTVAAYDAMGRWIDGNMEHLHRLYKLLPCFCVLLARECRQNSDYGTMLLNFAENPAADTFVNLHEDFYQAHKFDEYDVNYSNLSGYDRGGLLSFCESFAVIAENKSQAKKESEREITITAFVEDAFLPEYRSLIPNMPPELVIPKAVRGICSAVTGGDIRAVLFHGPAGTGKTISCKLVCQEIALPIMDVINCTENLDEFVLGKFIPEEDRIIFKESYVTKAIRSGGAVVFEEINFAKPQYLAFLNSLLDDNGFVRLDNGEVVRRHPSFRFFATMNLGYFGTKELNQALYNRFNVILELAALSDEAIAKMLTTRVPECADKVDKLLGVYHKLKKKIDSEELDIVISPRNLENWVRLAKYEGYLAAAERTIIPIAKCDRAMEETIRGILMLYKWL
- a CDS encoding DUF3375 domain-containing protein; its protein translation is MEQKKNEFSEHMSFEFLELLRRKNPAWRLLASPQAPFAAAFLYQEFIAENRRLVAEQELISRLESFIDRLSQGRSERLFPRTGREYLDDWANDEHGWLRKFYPPGQDEPHFDVTSLAQKAIEWLLSLRQQTFIGTESRLITVFELLHQIVERSETDPGLRLAELERRKAEIEQEITRVQNGQVALLDETQIKERFWQAMTIAREILADFRAVEQNFRDLDRGMRETIATWDRGKGELLEAVFNEQDGISQSEQGKSFAAFWKFLMSSSSQEDFQETLDKVLRLSAVHDLGTGRNIRHIHHDWVNAGAHVQETVAALSQQLRRYVDENFLEEERRINQIVREIEGKAVAVRNNPPRQWEMAIDGVAPEISFPLDRPLFTPPRRPEIQDDAIDAGVEDVPAEALFSQIYVDKEKLKDRIGCLLQTQDRITLSRIIEHYPLELGLSELVIYLVIAGESPQAVFQPEEVEEVSWTDETGKRRVAKLARIIFQRA
- a CDS encoding DUF4194 domain-containing protein, producing MNISDDLACSRALVALLKNVVFKETDPEHWEVILARRYQIEDYVSKIGLTLMVDEMDGYGYLKQRSYGEGEEEIPRLVPRHALSYPVSLLLVLLRKQLLEFDSSTGDQRLIVTRRQIAERMRLFLKDTTNEAKMVADIDRHIDRIEKMGFLRRLRGSEESFEVQRILRGFVNGQWLQHLNERLDLYRVYAGGAETGEGEEQE